From one Candidatus Lernaella stagnicola genomic stretch:
- a CDS encoding thermonuclease family protein, with protein sequence MKTLRVSTARFLSLLLLLALVTCAFAAEWPGEATVQSVTDGDTIVVKLRTAQTVHVRVVGIDTPELGRDGRKDQPGAVAAKNRLTELVKGRTVNLVYDALSNREDRYGRQLCYVELDGRDIGLQLLVEGHAALMTRFAFARYDLYVKSMLSRSQ encoded by the coding sequence TTGAAGACGCTCCGAGTTTCAACGGCGCGTTTTCTTTCGCTTTTACTTTTGCTCGCCCTGGTGACCTGCGCCTTCGCGGCTGAATGGCCGGGCGAGGCGACGGTGCAGTCGGTCACCGACGGCGACACGATTGTCGTCAAGCTCCGGACCGCGCAAACGGTCCACGTGCGCGTCGTGGGCATCGACACCCCCGAACTGGGGCGCGACGGCCGCAAAGATCAACCCGGAGCCGTGGCCGCCAAGAATCGGCTGACGGAACTCGTGAAGGGCCGCACCGTGAACCTGGTCTACGATGCGCTGAGCAACCGCGAGGACCGCTACGGCCGCCAACTCTGTTATGTTGAGCTGGACGGCCGCGACATCGGCCTGCAATTGCTCGTTGAAGGGCACGCCGCGCTGATGACCCGCTTCGCTTTCGCGCGCTACGATTTGTACGTCAAAAGCATGTTGTCAAGGAGCCAATAA
- a CDS encoding DUF3883 domain-containing protein: protein MTISGKIVFLRTGWMEEYWGRRGGGDEIIGGGSFNEKNQWGGHEEFNFKPFRGNCYGYAPVEPNLARNFSNSEAGAVDSLLVVWFALHPEGGQVIVGWYKNATLFGKTQEYGRSGEDGDNCWYIARAAQNNCYMVPARERNFPVPLSRQAGRGFTGSNALWYCDPTKNKKVAAYARAIFDYVDSNGNPTIGGKRTRTVDAKRNRQVEMAAIKCVTDFYVARKYDIVSVESLCVGWDLEATSGKETLRIEVKGRSGPDPVAELSPNEYRYFSKFRPGYRLCIVTNARGKKPVLYKIAPKGKEMRVEVYRKKGTTRQKWSKTKNRMRQARVVERTGATISTERFCEL from the coding sequence ATGACAATTTCAGGGAAAATCGTTTTTTTGAGAACCGGTTGGATGGAAGAATATTGGGGAAGAAGAGGGGGAGGAGACGAAATCATCGGAGGTGGGTCGTTCAATGAAAAAAATCAGTGGGGCGGCCACGAGGAGTTTAACTTCAAACCATTCAGGGGAAATTGTTACGGTTACGCTCCGGTCGAACCAAACCTCGCACGGAACTTTTCAAATTCCGAGGCGGGAGCGGTCGATAGTCTGTTGGTTGTTTGGTTCGCGCTGCACCCTGAGGGGGGGCAGGTGATTGTCGGTTGGTACAAAAACGCCACGCTATTCGGGAAAACCCAAGAGTACGGAAGGTCTGGAGAGGACGGAGACAATTGCTGGTACATTGCCCGCGCCGCCCAAAATAACTGTTACATGGTACCGGCCCGAGAACGGAACTTTCCAGTCCCTCTGTCGCGCCAAGCGGGCCGAGGATTCACAGGCAGCAACGCACTGTGGTACTGTGACCCAACAAAGAACAAAAAGGTCGCCGCCTACGCCCGGGCCATTTTCGACTATGTCGACTCAAATGGCAACCCCACAATCGGTGGCAAGAGGACTCGAACGGTTGATGCGAAGCGTAACCGGCAAGTGGAAATGGCCGCAATAAAATGCGTGACAGATTTCTATGTTGCCAGGAAGTACGACATCGTGTCGGTTGAGTCCCTCTGTGTCGGTTGGGACCTCGAAGCAACAAGCGGAAAAGAGACCCTACGCATCGAAGTCAAAGGGCGGAGCGGCCCCGACCCAGTCGCCGAGCTTTCGCCGAACGAATACCGTTACTTTTCAAAATTCCGACCGGGCTACCGTTTGTGCATTGTCACCAACGCCCGTGGAAAGAAACCGGTTCTTTACAAGATCGCCCCGAAGGGGAAAGAAATGCGCGTCGAAGTGTACCGGAAAAAAGGAACGACGAGGCAGAAGTGGTCGAAAACAAAAAATCGGATGCGCCAAGCACGTGTGGTGGAGCGTACGGGGGCGACTATTTCGACGGAAAGGTTTTGCGAGCTTTGA
- a CDS encoding ATP-binding protein produces the protein MSAATRRPGEPIDNLGIGVIVEVDGTHIIAELDAGIAELSRVYGGVIYPIGQFGSIIRIHFGRRIIYGYVSRLRMKSDYEREKGIITAGSPSARIVEADLFGEGEWRWTTAKTPAVWELDFERGISSFPLPQQKVYLTPMTELAFIFGQRGKTAIEIGEHVGSGGAPAFADLNELLGKHTAVLGSTGAGKSGTVAAILHCVLERGEQRGYTKWNPRIVLLDPHNEYGRAFDGHKRLSTDEGTLFLPYWLLNFQETIALLIGKTEFVATSQANIVKDALMVARQEAAAKPVLNLDPQLLTVDSPVPYSLERFKALVEAKKPTQPSKQDKHNSILEKLDILRRDSRFSFMMQEWDGASDPFNVVVGQFLGNGHPMRIVDLSGVPNEVAGAASSAIARTLFSVKLWQTPDEREQNPILLVCEEAHRYVPNVGEAQYEAAQEAIRRLAKEGRKYGIGLMLVSQRPSEVEATVLSQCNSWIVLRITNDTDREHVRAILPDSLSGLTKVLSGLRRREAIFVGQATSLPSRVLIRLLQDNQLPRSQDVDFDAGWQHEQVDDALLIEIGNRWRCQQRKTLK, from the coding sequence ATGAGCGCCGCAACTCGGAGACCCGGAGAACCGATAGACAACCTGGGCATAGGCGTTATCGTCGAGGTCGACGGAACCCACATCATCGCGGAACTGGACGCAGGTATCGCCGAGCTGTCCCGCGTTTACGGTGGCGTGATTTACCCCATCGGTCAGTTTGGTTCCATCATCCGCATCCACTTCGGCAGGCGCATCATCTACGGTTACGTCAGCCGCCTCCGGATGAAGAGCGACTACGAGCGGGAGAAGGGGATCATCACGGCAGGATCGCCCTCGGCGCGTATCGTCGAGGCCGACCTCTTCGGAGAGGGCGAGTGGCGTTGGACCACCGCGAAGACACCGGCCGTCTGGGAACTGGACTTCGAGCGTGGCATCTCGTCGTTTCCACTACCGCAGCAGAAGGTTTACCTTACGCCCATGACGGAACTGGCTTTCATCTTCGGCCAGCGGGGTAAAACAGCCATCGAGATAGGGGAACACGTGGGCTCTGGCGGAGCGCCCGCCTTCGCCGACCTGAACGAACTTCTCGGGAAGCATACGGCCGTTCTCGGTTCGACGGGCGCGGGAAAGTCAGGAACAGTTGCGGCGATACTCCACTGCGTTCTTGAGCGCGGGGAGCAGAGAGGTTATACGAAATGGAACCCTCGTATTGTCCTGCTTGACCCACACAACGAGTACGGCAGGGCTTTCGACGGGCACAAGCGGCTCTCCACCGACGAGGGGACGCTTTTCCTCCCCTACTGGCTGTTGAACTTCCAGGAAACCATCGCCCTGCTCATCGGGAAAACTGAGTTTGTGGCAACTTCCCAAGCAAACATCGTCAAGGACGCGCTGATGGTGGCGAGGCAGGAGGCCGCCGCGAAGCCCGTCTTGAACCTCGATCCGCAGCTTCTAACCGTCGACTCGCCAGTTCCGTACTCCTTAGAAAGGTTCAAGGCCCTGGTCGAAGCGAAGAAACCTACCCAGCCAAGCAAGCAGGACAAGCACAACTCGATCCTCGAAAAGCTAGACATCTTGAGACGAGACAGTCGTTTCAGCTTCATGATGCAGGAGTGGGATGGGGCCTCTGATCCGTTCAACGTAGTCGTAGGGCAGTTCCTAGGAAACGGACACCCAATGCGGATTGTGGACCTCTCAGGAGTCCCCAACGAGGTGGCCGGGGCGGCGAGTTCCGCCATCGCCCGAACACTCTTTTCCGTGAAGCTCTGGCAGACGCCTGACGAGAGAGAACAGAATCCTATTCTTCTGGTGTGCGAGGAGGCGCACCGTTACGTGCCGAACGTCGGAGAAGCGCAGTACGAAGCAGCTCAAGAAGCCATCCGGCGGTTGGCCAAAGAAGGGCGAAAGTACGGGATCGGCCTGATGCTCGTCTCGCAACGACCAAGTGAGGTGGAAGCGACCGTCCTTTCGCAATGTAATTCCTGGATCGTTCTTCGGATCACAAACGACACTGACCGCGAGCACGTAAGGGCGATTCTTCCCGACTCTCTCTCTGGCCTGACGAAGGTCTTATCGGGACTGCGCCGACGAGAAGCTATTTTCGTCGGCCAAGCGACTTCTCTTCCCTCAAGGGTCTTGATCAGGCTTCTTCAGGATAACCAACTACCGCGCTCTCAGGATGTTGACTTCGACGCGGGATGGCAGCATGAACAGGTCGACGACGCCCTCCTGATAGAGATCGGAAACCGTTGGAGATGTCAGCAACGTAAGACGCTAAAGTAA
- a CDS encoding SIR2 family protein produces MSAEIVASVDRDVPIVDLSPFRRDPWSKPVEDLIQLLSQGKRVFLTGAGCSQCAGLPLLGQLTEKVEGNLKPEQATSRAILEGLKANFTGGIGCNIEDYMSELVDLIAIADRRHTRSVAPVHLKIGEQEYTREGLVEALSVLKMGIADTIRSVRTDVATHRDFTRVVHRTLLSGKSDQGPPVDYFTLNYDTVLEDALSLEQIRYADGFYGGSTGWWNVGCYQTSGVLARVFKLHGSVDWCLLDGDTLPRRIRAGLQIAGHSEPVLIWPATTKYRETQRDPHALMLDYLRRELRPHPGHEVVLVICGYSFGDAHINIEIDRALRESAQQLTLLVFTNADVPDGLLKQWTDDPALSPQVRVHANRGFFHADTKLKSEEPLLWWKFETLARLLGGER; encoded by the coding sequence ATGAGTGCAGAAATTGTGGCGTCTGTGGACCGAGACGTTCCTATTGTCGATCTCAGTCCTTTCCGGAGAGACCCCTGGTCGAAGCCGGTCGAAGACTTGATTCAGCTGCTCTCGCAGGGCAAGAGAGTTTTTCTGACCGGAGCCGGGTGTAGTCAGTGTGCTGGACTCCCACTGTTGGGACAGTTAACAGAAAAGGTCGAAGGGAATCTGAAGCCTGAGCAAGCCACCTCCCGTGCGATCTTGGAGGGTCTGAAGGCGAATTTCACTGGCGGCATAGGGTGCAACATCGAAGACTATATGAGCGAACTGGTAGACCTCATCGCCATCGCTGATCGTCGTCACACACGCTCGGTGGCCCCTGTGCACCTGAAGATCGGTGAGCAAGAGTACACGAGGGAAGGCCTGGTCGAAGCTCTATCGGTCCTGAAAATGGGCATCGCCGACACGATCCGAAGCGTTCGCACAGACGTTGCAACCCATCGAGACTTCACCAGGGTGGTACACCGAACGCTGCTCTCGGGCAAATCGGACCAAGGGCCACCGGTTGACTACTTCACCCTAAACTACGACACGGTCTTGGAAGACGCCCTTTCGTTGGAACAGATACGTTACGCAGATGGGTTCTACGGCGGCTCAACCGGCTGGTGGAACGTTGGTTGCTATCAAACGTCCGGTGTCCTCGCTCGGGTGTTCAAGCTCCACGGTTCCGTGGATTGGTGCCTGCTCGATGGTGACACCCTCCCCCGCCGCATCCGCGCCGGGTTGCAGATCGCCGGGCACTCGGAACCGGTTCTCATCTGGCCCGCCACCACGAAGTATCGCGAAACTCAGCGCGACCCGCACGCCTTGATGCTCGACTACCTACGCCGTGAGTTACGGCCGCATCCGGGTCATGAGGTAGTGTTGGTTATCTGCGGCTATTCCTTCGGGGACGCCCACATCAACATCGAGATAGACCGGGCCTTGCGGGAGTCGGCTCAACAGTTGACTTTGTTGGTCTTCACCAATGCCGACGTTCCTGACGGCCTGCTCAAGCAGTGGACGGACGACCCCGCCTTGTCACCGCAGGTCCGGGTTCACGCCAATCGAGGCTTCTTTCACGCTGACACCAAGCTCAAGTCGGAGGAGCCGTTACTCTGGTGGAAGTTTGAGACCCTCGCCCGGCTGCTGGGAGGAGAGCGATGA
- a CDS encoding ribonuclease H, with translation MSYSIYTDGSIHENPGKGAWACVIVHDNERQAVVGFAESTTSNRMEILPAIEGLKRTPERAKVKVVSDCKYLVDGFNKWMDKWIARHWLNSGGKPVLNQDLWRELRKLVSTREVEFIWVRGHNGHEMNEEVHRLACEELDRQINE, from the coding sequence ATGTCCTACAGCATCTACACCGACGGTTCGATACATGAAAATCCCGGCAAAGGCGCTTGGGCGTGCGTAATCGTTCATGACAACGAACGACAGGCGGTTGTCGGATTCGCGGAAAGCACTACGTCGAACCGGATGGAGATTCTCCCCGCTATTGAGGGACTGAAGAGAACGCCGGAGAGGGCCAAGGTCAAAGTCGTCTCCGACTGCAAATACCTCGTCGACGGTTTTAACAAGTGGATGGACAAGTGGATCGCCCGGCACTGGCTCAACTCCGGCGGCAAGCCCGTGCTGAACCAGGACCTATGGCGCGAGCTTCGGAAGCTGGTCTCCACGCGCGAGGTCGAGTTCATCTGGGTGCGAGGGCACAACGGACACGAGATGAACGAGGAGGTCCACCGATTGGCTTGCGAAGAGCTGGACCGGCAAATCAACGAGTAA